From a single Lagopus muta isolate bLagMut1 chromosome 30, bLagMut1 primary, whole genome shotgun sequence genomic region:
- the LOC125686026 gene encoding uncharacterized protein LOC125686026 yields the protein MQAGRSQDSSQVAKAGRQEPGLQPASQGRQAGARTPASQPRQAGRGQDSSQQAKAGRQEPGLQSASQGRQAGARTPASQPRQAGRSQDSSQQAKAGKQGPRLQAASQGRQAVARNPASRTWQAGKSQDSSHPVKAGRQEPGLKPPSQGRQAGARTPVSKSMQAGNSHDSSQVAKAARQEPGLQPGSRGRQPGARTPESQPRQAGRGPASSQPAKAGRQGPGLQPPSQGRQAGARTPDSNPRQAGRGPDSSQSAKVGRQGPGLQSASQGRQGGARTTAS from the exons atgcaggcaggcaggagccaggactccagccaggtagccaaggcaggcaggcaggagccaggactccagccagccagccaaggcaggcaggcaggggcccggactccagccagccagccaaggcaggcaggcaggggccaggactccagtcagcaagccaaggcaggcaggcaggagccaggactccagtcagcaagccaaggcaggcaggcaggagccaggactccagccagccagccaaggcaggcaggcaggagccaggattccagccagcaagccaaggcaggcaagcaaggaccacgactacaggctgccagccaaggcaggcaggcagtggccaggaatccagccagccggacatggcaggcaggcaagagccaggactccagccatccagtcaaggcaggcaggcaggagccaggactcaaGCCAcctagccaaggcaggcaggcaggagccaggactccagtcagcaagtcaatgcaggcaggcaacagccatgactccagccag gtagccaaggcagccaggcaggagccaggactccagccaggtagccgaggcaggcagccaggagccaggactccagaaagccagccaaggcaggcaggcaggggcccggcatccagccagccagccaaggctggcaggcaggggccaggactccagccacccagccaaggcaggcaggcaggagccaggactccagacagcaatccaaggcaggcaggcaggggcccggactccagccagtcagccaaggtaggcaggcaggggccaggactccagtcagccagccaaggcaggcaaggaggggccaggactacagccagctag
- the LOC125686022 gene encoding uncharacterized protein LOC125686022 has translation MAGRQEPGLQPSSQGRQAGARTPASQPRQAGRSQDSSQQAKAGRQEPRLQKASQGRQAGARTPASQPRQAGRGQDSSQPAKAGRQGHGLQPAKAGRQGPGLQPARQGRQAGARTPVSKPRQAGRSQDSSQLAKAARQEPGLPLASQGRQARSTTPASQPRQAGRGPDSSQPTKAGRQRPGLQSASQGRQAGAKTPVSKPRQAGRSQDSSQPAKAGRQEPGLQPGSQGRQAGARTPASKPRQPGRSQDSSQVAKAARQGQDSSQQAKAGKQGPRLQAARQGRQAVARNPASRTWQAGKRQDCSHPDKAGRQEPGLQSASQCRQAGARTPAR, from the exons atggcaggcaggcaggagccaggactccagccatccagtcaaggcaggcaggcaggagccaggactccagccagccagccaaggcaggcag gtaggagccaggactccagtcagcaagccaaggcaggcaggcaggagccaagactccagaaagccagccaaggcaggcaggcaggggcccggactccagccagccagccaaggcaggcaggcaggggccaggactccagccagccagccaaggcaggcaggcaggggcacggactccagccagccaaggcaggcaggcaggggccaggactccagccagccaggcaaggcaggcaggcaggagccaggactccagtcagcaagccaaggcaggcaggcaggagccaggactccagccagttagccaaggcagccaggcaggagccaggactcccactagcaagccaaggcaggcaagcaaggtccacgactccagccagccagccaaggcaggcaggcaggggcccggactccagccagccaaccaaggcaggcaggcagaggccaggactccagtcagccagccaaggcaggcaggcaggagccaagactccagtcagcaagccaaggcaggcaggcaggagccaggactccagccagccagccaaggcaggcaggcaggagccaggactccagccaggtagccaaggcaggcaggcaggagccaggactccagccagcaagccaaggcagccaggcaggagccaggactccagccaggtagccaaggcagccaggcagggccaggactccagccagcaagccaaggcaggcaagcaaggaccacgactacaggctgccagacaaggcaggcaggccgtGGCCAGGAATCCtgccagccggacatggcaggcaggcaagagacaggactgcagccatccagacaaggcaggcaggcaggagccaggactccagtcagcaagccaatgcaggcaggcaggagccaggactccagccaggtag